The DNA segment AAAGGACACCCAGAAGCACACAAACTCCACAAGGGATCGCAGGGGCTCTGACTTTGTCCCTCTGGCGCCCTCTTCTGGAGTCAGTCACGTGCGTTTCTAGACATTGACACTGGGAAATCCTTCGTGGACTCACCAGGTTGCAGACAGCAGAATATCCCACAGCCTGGGttccccactcccccctgcctgttATGCTGTACAAAACACCTTCCACCAGAGTCGTGTCCCCTTCCAGAAAGGTCAGGACTTTCTGAGGACCTTCAGAAGGGAGTGGGTGCTGGGGTCCCAGGTTCCCGCCTATCTGAGCCAGCCTGGGCCACTTTGCTCTGGACCAGAAGGTGGGAACAGATGGCGTACAAGGACAGGAGTGGGCAGgggtgctttttctttttcctgccaagCTCGCTGGCTTCACTAGCTCTGGGAACCGGAGGAGCAGTGGGCAGCCTGCAAGCCCACTGTCCCAGCCACACTGAAGCTGGATGTGGCACCTCCCAGAGAGACTGCACTGGGAACGCACACCCCAGCAGCCAGGCACGGCAAGGCCAAGGATGCCGTGAGCCCTGAGCCCCAGGAGAAGCCTCGGAGGAGGGGGCAGGCCGTGACAGAGCAGGGTCCTCCTGGGGCAGCAGCCAGCTCTGGATCTGTAAACCCGACCACTTTCTGCCCCTTGGGCAGAAGGAAGCTGACCTGTGAGCAATTCCAAGGATGGGAAGGTCCATTTAAACACGCAGAGGAACGATCTGggctcttgattttagccctgCTTCCTAAGTGCTGTGCCCTGAAAATTTGTAAAGTGACGCTTTAGGGGGTGCTGGCTCATGTGACCACTAAGGACGTGGGCTCTGCATACGACTGTTCTGTTGGCTGTGTTGATAAATTTAAAGTCAGGGACGTGCAGCATTTTATTCGTTAACTAGCTTGCAAGTCAGCTGGGACCCCGAGGGCCAGGAAAGGGATTAGAAACAGGCAGAGTTTGGTCGGAAAGAATCTGACAGGCAAAGAAGTAAGCACACTTCGCTGGCCCGCGGTTTTAGTGGTTTGACAATAATATGCATGTTCTTTCTCATACTGGAATTCCAGGGCCGTTTCCTAGACTTAGTGGGGACCAGAAGGAACTTGCACCCGCCGGCTCTCCCGGACCACAGGGGAACTACAGGAACTGCCGTGCTGGCGACGAAGAGACAGAGCTGAACTCGCCAGCCTCTGCAACCCCAAGCATCACCACGAGAGGGACAGAAGCAGCTGCAAGAGGGGTGCGAGTCAAGGGGCCCCATGCAGTGCCAGGCGGGCTGGCCACatgcaggggcaggaggcagcaggcagaCGGCACAGGCAGACGCGTGCAACAGCCGTGGGGAGCatgctggggaagggcagggatgaAAATGAGCGTGAACTTCAGCTCCACCCTGAGCGAGGACGGCACCACACTGAGCGAGAACCGAGTTTAAGTGCCTCAAAGTCCACTAGCCCCTCCTCCACCTGGGGCACAGGCCTGCAGATGAGGAGGGGAGATCTCCTTCACCCCAAGAGCAGCCCTGGGGCATGGTCTCCGCCCCACGGAATAGCCAAGGGCGTGAGAGGCCCCCCACAACCCTGTTGGGAAAgaccctctgcccccctcccggCCAATGCAGAGTTGGCTGTCTAAACATAAGAGAAGAgactttccctccctcttcctgagGTCCTGGCTCAGAGCCCAGTGACAGTGGCCATCTGACCCCGCAGCCTGAGGCCTAGCATCCGTCCCCTGTCTGTCCTTCCTGTTCCAGTGACTCCTCACGTCCACAAGGAGCACCTGCCCGAGCCCAAGGAATCAGGCCTGTCCTGACCGCAGCTCCGTCCACAGGGACCTTTGCGGGACCCCAAGCGCATCCAGCCCTCCCCATCCTTAATCCAGAGGCTGCGAATATTTTCGGTAAAGGGCCCGATTCTGACTCTTCTGGGCCCTGTGGGCCACGCGGCTCTCTTGCAACTACTCACTCCGGTCACAGTGTCGCCGAAGCCACCACAGACCGCGGGAAAACGAGAGTGGCCGTGTTCCAGTCACAGTGAGCTTACTGACCAGGGCTGCAGTCGGCCACCCCTTCCTGACCCGGAAAACCTGCCTGTCCCACCACTCGGGAGCACAGGGGTTTTTTGCCACACAAGGCTTTCTTCTTAGGGCGGGCCAAAGCAGCAGGGCGACACCCAGCGNTGCCTGTCCCACCACTCGGGAGCACAGGGGTTTTTTGCCACACAAGGCTTTCTTCTTAGGGCGGGCCAAAGCGGTCCCCGAGGGGGACGACAGTTCAGCCCCAGCCTCACAAGGGGGCGCTAGCTCCCCACCAGCTGGTCCGTGAAGCCCACCAGGAACTTAGGTCCACTGGGTCCCCGAAccctgcagccctgggagggggggCGGTCATACAGCATCCCCCGTGCTGGCGAAGAAAGAGGCCACTCGGTGCACAGAATGTATCAACTGGTTATGAAGGTGGCGGAGGGGGGGAGGTCTAGACCGTGTCAGTCACGTTGAGGACACATCAACAGACAGGAGGCGGGAAGCACCACTGATCTAAGAAGTCAATCTCCTTACCAAAAGGATTTGCAAGACTATGTGTGGCTCAGGACCTAAGGAACTTGCTACAGGGAAGTGAGGTCAGAGGTCAGCTCAATCCTGAAATACAAAGGCAGCAAACCAGATCACACCCAGAGGCAGTGCCACCAGCACCGAGGGGTGGCTCCCCTGGAGGCCACCTTCCCCTGCTCCCGGTCTTCCTCAGGCTGGGCCTACCgccacccctccaccccagggGAAGAGCCTTCCAGGCCAGGTTTGGAAGAGCTGGTGACAGTTgcgggaggggaaatggggattCTCGTGGGCAAAGCGGCTTCTGACTTTTGAGGGACCCTGAGTGGTGTGGCCAGCGGCAATGAAAGGGTGGCTGAGTTATGCATTCGAATAAGCCCTCCTGTCCTCTGTGACCCTAGAACCCCTGCCTGGGCTTCCGTTTAGACTCCTGCTTGAAACTCCAGGCCGGCCAGAGGCGTGCAGGAGACAGCTGGACTGGGGGTCTGACCACCGGTTCCCTCCCCAGCTGTCCTGCTGCTTCCAGAGTGTTCCTCAGCACCCTAGCGGCATGGAGGAGGCCCACGGGTGTGCAGTGGGTGtccggcgggggtgggggccggATTCTAAAGCTGAGAAGCTAGGCAGCTGCAGCTGTGGGAGCTCCGGGGAGCAGAACAGATAGGAACCGACCCCAGACGccgggctgggaggggctggaggggtgggagcggaggggaggggagctgccGAATGGATGACCAGGAAGAATTGTGCCCTGTCCCGAAGTGATAGATTGGTCTTGTCATGAACTCTCTGGGTGAGGGAACGGTCTGCTCCAGGCTCTTCCCTGGCGTCTAGCTTTTCCCTTTTCAGTGGGAGCGAggcgggcaggggaggggctctgcggccctcccctcctccccagctacGCCGAGCACCCCAAGGGGACTGTCCTCAGGGGAAACCGAGCCTGGCTGAGCAGAGCCAGGACAGGAAAGAGCCCCTAAACGGAAAATGGGGGAGTGGCAGTGGGTTGGGGCAGCGGCTTGCCTCAGGCTCGCCCCGTCTCCCGGCACCCGCGCACAGGGGCAGGACAGTCAGGGCTCGCGGGTGCTGTGTGGTCCCtacctctgctcttcctccagctcctctTTGGTCATCATCTTCTTGTACTGGTTACCCCGCAGCTTCCCGGGGCTGTATTTAAAGGAGAAGACCTCTCCCCCTGCAGAGAGGAGACGCGGTCAGAGCTGGCGCAAGGGTCTGAGTGCTGGGGGCCTCCCCCAGACTCCGGGTCCTCTTCACCTTTTGTTAGTTTCAAAAGGGCCATCCCGGCTGGCGGGGATCCCCCCATTNGCTGAGCAGAGCCAGGACAGGAAAGAGCCCCTAAACGGAAAATGGGGGAGTGGCAGTGGGTTGGGGCAGCGGCTTGCCTCAGGCTCGCCCCGTCTCCCGGCACCCGCGCACAGGGGCAGGACAGTCAGGGCTCGCGGGTGCTGTGTGGTCCCtacctctgctcttcctccagctcctctTTGGTCATCATCTTCTTGTACTGGTTTCCCCGCAGCTTCCCGGGGCTGTATTTAAAGGAGAAGACCTCTCCCCCTGCAGAGAGGAGACGCGGTCAGAGCTGGCGCAAGGGTCTGAGTGCTGGGGGCCTCCCCCAGACTCCGGGTCCTCTTCACCTTTTGTTAGTTTCAAAAGGGCCATCTCGGCTGGCGGGGATCCCCCCATTGCCCCCGGTGCCCGCACAGGTGCTGCCAGGCCTCAGAGAGGAAGTCATGCCCTTAAGTGGTCCTTCAGCCCAGCAGGTGTAGGGCAGACGCCCCGCCACCCCCGGGGACAAAGACTCAACGGCTTATCTTGCCTAATTCCCACGAAGGCCTAAAGAATTGAGTGAGGGAAATGCGGAGGCCAGCAAATCACCCTCCTACACAGATACAGTCCTTTTCGGTTCTCTGTCACTCCAATGTCAGGAATCTCAAACACCTCCAGCTGGCGGCTGTCCCCGGGGCCACCCTGACCTCCAGCTGGCGGCTGTCCGCGTTTGATCACACAGGCTGATGTGGGCCCGGGGGAGGAAAATGCCTCGGGCCCTCGGATTCAGCTTCTCTCTGGGCTGAAGGAAGAAGGCTCTGGATGCAAATTCAGAACGCAAATGTGATGTGATGGAGGCCGCGCTCTCTCCAAAACCTCGCTCAGGAGGAGAACGCTGGCGGGCTCCACAGTCCTCCTGCGGCCCCCTCACCCTGGCCAGCTGCCCAGGGGCTGAAGCCTTGCCTTAGGAAGAAGTGACTACATTTGTACAAGGATTCCTTTGCTCTTCAttctttctgcaaatatttagtgagcactcTGCTAGGGGCTGGGGCCTTAGCAGTGAAGAAAACACACAGCAAGCAAAGACAAGTCAAATACAGTTAAGTTGGTCATGAGTGTTCTGCAGAAAggacaggggagtgggaggcagggcgGGGGCCGCTTGAAGtttcatgggggtggggtgggggtggcatcaGGGAGGGTTTTATAGACGGTAGTTGAGGGGGTGCAGTAAGTTGAGCCCTGCGGTGTCCGGGGAGACAGATGCAGCAAAGAGAGGAGGCCAGTGGCACTGGATGGTAGAGAGGGGCCAGGTCATCattggggcggtgggggggagtcTTGGTTCTTCCTCCAGGTGAGATGGGGCTTGGTGCAGAGACAGGGGAATCCATTCCCACCCCTCCTCACTGGGGACCCCAGCCCCCATGGGCCGGCTCTTCCTCCAGGCTGAGCTGAGCTCAGGCTGACAAGCAAAGGCTGGAAAGTACCATTCCTTGTGGGCCCGCTGGAAAAGCCTGCCAGAGGGGCGGGATCACACAGAGGCTATGGCCTCAGAATGAGCTCACAAGCAACACTCGATTCTGGACCTCAGGAAGAGGCAACAgacaaagaaaaccaattaaCCTCAACATCAAGATCATTGTGTTgctatgttttagaaaaataaaacataaaaaattctgCCAGCTGGGTACGACTCAAGGTTTTCATTCATGGGGCAGGTCTGATGAGTCTGATGTTTTCTGGGCCAGGCAGGACGACTAGAAAAGGATTTCACCTAATCACATCATGTGAGGTGTACCAAGGGATACACAGTCACATCTAATTTTGCTAGACCGGGAGGTTTCAGTGTGAGGGCCTCCTGGGAGCAGGACTTCCTCCTGCAGCCTTCTGTGAATCACCAGGTGCTTAGGGAGAGCGTCTGAGCGACACTAATCAATTAGCCCGAGAGCTGAGCTGCTCgctgcagaggggctgggggcctgttCCTCTTATCCTCCGACAGCAGCAGCCATAAacctcccctccctcaccttgTCAGAGCTGGCAGGAGGCGGCGGGGGGATGGGGGATATCCAGGGGGCAGCAGTATAAGGAGGGGGGCCCGTGACAAGGCACAGGGCTGGCTGTAAGGCTGGTGAGCCTCCCCTCGTCCTGGCCAGGAGCCTCTGGCAGCCTCAGCTCCGGCCCCTTCCTGTGTCCCAGAGTCACAAACAGGATCCTGGCTTCCGGCATCCCTGCAGCCGCCTGGGGCCACGAGGCAGGGACAGACCCCAGGGCCACAGTTCCCGTGCGTCTCTAACCTGCAGATGACGGAGGAGAACCAACAGCTCCAAGGAGCACGGGTTCCCCCTGACCCGCCTCCGCAGCTGCCCGCCCTTTCCTGCTCCTCTGAAGCAGTACTGACAGAAGCCGCAGCCCCGTGGGGCCTCAGGGGAGGAGCTGTGGGCCCCCCAGAGCTGCCCTGCTGCCCGCCCACACGCCCACACCAGCCGCGGTCACGGCATTCCTGCAACCCGCTCTTTCCACTGCCCCTGCCAGCCGTCGGTCACAGCAacagtttggctttttaaaaaaatgatgaaatatttcaaacatacacagaaGTACAAGTAATAAGTCCTCCATGTACTTTCCACATAGATTTAACAAAGGTTGAcatgttgcttttgtttgtttttaagaaataaaacacgACAGACCCAGCAGACACGCAGACCACGTGCggttctgtctctgtctgtcgGGGGCACTGGCCCCCGTGGGTGCCCAGGGCAAAGCCTCCACCTCCACCCAGTCAGGTTCGAATTGGCCAGTTTTCTTACTGCTGCCTGTCACTCCCACTCCCTTCTCCTGGCCGGCCAGAGTCTGATGGCAGGGAAGTCCGGCCAGTTGGCCAGAGTCTGATGGCAGGGAAGTCCGGCCAATTAGCCAGAGCTGCTCAGACGTCTCCTCCCTTGGGGCCTTCATTGTGCAGAACGCCTGGGCAGCAGCGCTGTGAGCGGCTTCCGTCTCCATCAGATAGATTGGGAGACGTCTGGCGAGAAACCGAAATGCACAAGCAGTGACAGGAGGGGAGCTAGGAGGCAGGGCAGGAAATGGAAGGTCGGGGTGCCCGGTTTACTGGCGAGATGGGCCTTCCGTGTTCGAAGACAACTCACAGTTTGGAGACAGGAAAGTGGGGACAGAAAGAGCAGAGGCGACAGGGCCAGGGGCGTGCGGCCTGGAGGCTGGGTCTCACTCACCATCCTCTTCCTCAGGACCTGCTTGGGGTGGGCCCTCCTGGCCGTCCTGCTCCTGGTCCTGCTCCTGGTCCTGCTCCTGGTCCTGCTCCTGGTCCTGCAAGACAAGGAGAGAGTCAGCCCCAGGTGCCCGGAGCTCGAGACGGTTCACGTGGATACGGTCATCCAGGTGTCTGACTCCTTGGTGAAAGGCACCCGACTCTGGGGCCACAGTCAACCAGCAGGGGAAGTCCGTACGATCTCTGCGCAAACGCTGTGTGGCCAAGATGACAACGGGGAGGCTGTGGGCCGAGGAGATGTGCTTCTGACCTTTGGATCTCAGTCCCTTTACCCTTTCTGGGTGGGTGCCTGTCAAAGACTTTGGATGTCATTTTGGTAATGGGACTGGGGACTCCCACGATCCCCCACGgtccccccgccctgcccctgctccagtGAGTAGAACGAAAGGCACAAGAGGACGGCTGGCGGGCCATCATAGAGGAGCGGCGCTCGCGGGCGCAGActccatccctgcctcctggcaCCTCGTTTCAACCCCTAACAGTTTCCGTGTCCATCTTTCCAAAATTGGAGCTCCGCCTCCTTCAGGCCCGGCACTCTCCCACGAATGGACTCAATAAACAGATGGCTAGAAGGAGTGTCCCAAGATGGCCTTCTTGGGAGGAAGGAGTGACTTCAACCTGCAGGAATGCTGGGGGGGACCGGGATGCGCCCATCCTCCAGCTACAGGGATTTTAGGGCACAGTGGGGACACGCGGCCCAGGGGACTGCGGCGGGAAGCCGGTGGGCAAATACGGACATACCCGCCAGTTTAGAGAGGGAAGCACACACAGGAGGAAGCCGCCCGCGGCGGAGAGGGCAGCACGCCCAGGCCTTTGGCACTCGGCTCCCAGGGCAGGAGTTCGGAGCGGCCGGCGGCAGGCTCCCTCGCAGAGCAGAGCAAGCAGAGCTGGCCTGCAAGTTTGCACAAGCCCAACAGCCGGTCATGAGTGGCAAACCCTGAAAGGCCGAGTTCCCTGAGAGTTTCTCGCTCTCAGGACCATGCAAAATGCAGCCAGGAGGAGCTGGGCGGGAGGCAGGAGCAGGACTTCTCCACTTAGCAGTGTCCATGAAGCTCAGCACCGCTGAGATGGGAGCCGTGCTGCCCGGAGCACCGCTGGTCAGTACGTGGGGCTTGTCCAAAtgcccccctcacccccgctTTTGCACAGGAAAGCGTCTTTGTGGCTGTGGAGAATGGGGCAGGACCCTTCGGGGGAGGCAGGAAAAGGAGAcaaccctttgacccagcaaacCCACTTCTAGGGATCTGCTCTGGACTGGAAAACCATCTGCTCGGGTTTTCATGCAAGGACTATGCTTGTGTGAAGCAGAAAACACGGCAAACTGGAAACAAGGAAATGTTCATCCTTAGAGTTAAATATCTTACAGTTAAATAGATTTGGTTAACGTGTTCACCACAATATTAACGGGTTAAATATATCACGGTGTGCACACGCCATGTAACACTGTGCTTTAAAAAGGAGGCAACCATACAAACGGATGTGAGAAATGCATCAGGATCAATTACCAAGAGGAAAAACGAGAGGCTGCGCAGTGTGAGAGGGGCAATCTTCTCGgtgcaaataaaaaatggaaatgcacATACGTGCTCATAAACGCTGAGGAAAGGTTTTCTGGAAGGACCCGCAAGGCACCCTTAGCAGTGATTACCTTTGTGGGTGAGgaccatggggggaggggctacCGTTGGGGGAGGGGTAGCCCTTCTGTGTTCCTCCGATACATTTCAGTATATTTGGATTTTCTAATAATATGCATTAATTACTcctaacatattttgaaaatgctaCATAGGGGTCTCTGAACtgtgaaatctgattttttttttttaaggaagagtaaaagaaaaaaagagtaaaagaaaaaaagagagacaaacagcCATTAACCCATTCAGGGCTGGACCCCAGAAATCTGCCCAATATCGAGACTGGAGAGGAGGCTGATTCTCCCGTTATGTGTGAGGGACACcaagataaaagagaaataagcacagtcccttcctcaaggaactcatgaTCCAGTCGGGAAGACATCTACACAAATAGTTGCCGTCCAAGGTAAGAATATCCAGAGCGGAGGCAGTCCCCACCATCCCAAAGGGACACAGTGAGGGTTGGCCTGCCAACACTGGCCTGGGGAGAGGCTGGTATACATTTGAATCTTGCACTTGACTTCTGAAGTGTGCTGTTTCTTAAACTGTAGTTGTGATCCCGCTGGCAGGTTGAAAAGCAATTTAGAGGTTgctactgatattttttttttaaagattttatttatttatttgacagagatagagacagccagcgagtgagggaacacaagcagggggagtgggagaggaagaagcaggctcacagcagaggagcctgatgtggggctcgatcccataacaccaggatcacgccctgagccgaaggcagacgcttaaccgctgtgccacccaggcgccccgctactgatattttttttaaatgtgcaacccaggggcaactgggtggctcagtgggttaaccggctgccttcagctcaggtcatgatcccagggtcctaggattgagccccacattgggctctctgctcagcggggagcctgcttccccctctccctctgcccctcctccagcttatgctctctctctctcactctctgtctctcaaataaaattaaaatctaaaaaaataaaaatgtgcaacCCCAGTCTTAGTGTCATTTTCAGCTTTAATAATTTCAGAAGCATAAATGCTACAAACATACCCAAAAAAGACATTGGAAaggttatttacattttaaatatattgatgtTTCTCATTCAAATTCTTGTAATTACCCCAGTCCAGTGCTAGATATGCCtctagttgattttttttctctctttttttaaagattttatttatttatttgagagagagagagagagcacaagcagggggagaggcagagggagagggagaagcagattccccactaagcagggagcccgatgctgggctccatcccaggaccctgagatcatgatctgagctgaagttagctgcttaaccgactgagccccccaggagcccctctagtTGATTTTCAAACTTCAAAAACATATTCATGGCCCAAGGTTCACTGACTGAGGGATTGCCTTTGTGATTCGAGCCTGTCGATTTTACGAGGATTTGATGCATACCTGACCGCCTGGACATGATCTTTAAGGGAGGCTGACCAGCTCACCAAGGTGCCGTGGGAGAGGACTCCTCCACCTGCCCACCCAGCCAGACTCCAGCACGCACAAAGAGTTAAAATGGAAAACTCGGCATTCAAATGTCAGGAAGCTAAGTATAAGAGGAATTTAAATAGTAAACATTCAACGGATGCTTGCTGTAGCTTGGTAGCATTTATACTTCTCAAGTTATCAAAACCTAAAACTGCACTAAGACTTTGGGGGCACCCCTGTATCCCGGAattaaatgaaagataaatagTGTTATGTGTGTGGTAGACAGAGatactgttttataaaatttctggCGCGCTGTGGCTTTACGTACAGGTATGcaatttaaaacagattttttactGGAGACTTCCTGAAGTCTGGAAAGCAGTGCTGAATTGGTCACTTACTGTTTTCTGTCTGTGCAGAAATCTCCTTCCTTTGGAAGATGCCTCTTGAAGCCCGTGGGCCCGGTGGGCAGTCAAACCCCCTCCCACAATAGACCAGCGTGCAGGTGGGACCCATGGCCCAACTCTGCTGGGGGAGAAGGAAGCTCTGGTCCTCGAGCTGTGAGCCCGGGCCTGTGGGTGGAGAGGCCCCTGGCTGTGGTTGTCCCGGAGGTCACTCCACATCCGCCTTTCCCGATTCTGCGCAAGCTGACCGAGCCGAGTGGCTGTCACCCTGTCACCATCTGCTCACACCCCACTTTGCAAGCCCAGAGCAGGTCAAGTCCTTGTGGGGGAGGGCTGCGCGCGTCGCCAGTGGCGCAGTAGCTGAGGGCTGGGCAGTGGCGGGGGCTTCCCACGGCGCTGCAGGGAGCAGCCCCGGGCCCGCAGGCTTCTCTGGGTTACTTTGTGAGCTTTGAGATAACATCCCCATCATGGAAAGGAGTCCAttattgaacaaaacaaaacactgtttgTTGcattttgcttgtattttataaaaaacgTGTACACGACAGAAAAACGGAAGAGGTGACACTGGTAATAAGATGGGCGGGTCCTGTACACAGTGCGCATGGGACAAAGACGGCCATCCTTCTGGACGTGGTGGCCGTTCGGCCTCCCTCCAGGGCTCTCTGCCTGCAGATGGGGAACTGTGTGGGTGACAGCGAAGGAGGGCAATCCGGCACAAGCATGAAATGCTGGAGCGTGAGCCGTCAGTAAGGGCTGTACCTCTGTGCCGTCCTTCCTACAACACGTCCCACCTTCCATCCTGCTTTGACACATGCAGTTCTGAAGGTATGTTTTCTGGAAGCATCTAAGCCACATGGTAGAGGGGCCCGGCTGAGTCTAAGGAGCCCAGCGAGGCGCCAGAGGGGACGCATCTCGGCTTTCGCAAGGACTTGCTGGAGTTTGGTGTGACTGCAGGGGATCGCGGGGGACAGGAAGCAGGGCTCCGACCCAGGCAATCTTATAGGGGACAAGACAACGAGGGGCCCCCAGCGGCTTTTAAATGGGGAGAAACGGGAGGAGACCGGCATTTTTGGAGCAGGAAGTGGAATGGTGTGGCGAGGGCAAGATTAGAGGCAGGAAGAACTACAAGAAGGGGGTTCAAAGCACAGGTGAGAGATGTCAGGCCTGAACCGAGAGGTGAAGGGTCTCTGGCCCCCAgctcagtgtttgttgaatgaatcagcAAAGGACTGGCTGCCCCTGGCTGAAGGCAATCCCCTGGGGGTCTCAAGGTCTGAGTCCCACCCCTGGGCTTGCTTCCCCACATAGCTGGGCTAGGACCACACCTGGGGCCGCACAACCCGACAGCGCTCAGAGTGCCAACTGCAAGCCAGCAAGAGGCCATCCCTGTGGGTTTCTGGTCAATGCCCTTGGTCCCACGCATGCTGCATGGTACCCGTGTgttgtgggctgaattgtgtcgCTCCCTACATTCATATGTTGAGGTCCAAACTGCGAGTATCTCAGGCTGTGACTTACGTTTGGAGAGAGAGCCTTTGAAGAaggaattaagttaaaatgaggccgaTGAGGGTGGGTCCCAacccaatctgactggtgtcccgTTAAGAGGAAATCTGTAAGAAAGGACACACGCAAGAGAACCCAGGGTGCATGTGCTCATGGAAAGACCCTGTGAGGACGCGGCGAGAAGGCGGCACCTGCACACCAGGGACAGAGGCCTCGGGAGAGAGCAGCCCTGCCCGCGCCCGgacctcacagttctggagaaaaTACACGTCTGTTTCAAGCCGCCTAGTCTGTGGTACGTCGTTACCGCAGCCCTAGCAAACCGACACACTAATGGAAGTAAATCAGTTTCGTGACAGCTGTGAATTGGCGACACCCTCTGGGACATCCAGCTGGTGTCATCCTGGCCGGTCCCCAAAGCAGTCTTGGGCTGGGACCCAACCCCCTCACCTCACTGACCAGAGTCCCGGCATTCCACGACTGGATGGATAGAGCCCATGTTTTAACTTCACATGTCCCGGGACACTTCTCCAATCCAGCCGTTTCCTCCAGCGGAGGGATGGCtcggtggcggggtggggggagaggcaaagcGCAGGGGTCAGGGTCTCCCGGAGACTGAGGAGGGAGGCTTCTTGGAGCCAGTGTGAGCCTGCAGGCAGCACATTGCCATTTATGGCTGCCCTGGCTGATCCAAGCCCAACGCACAGAGctgaagcagaggagagagagagagagagagagagagagagacagagacggggggcgggggggggcgggaatgTGAGGACGAGGCAGACACCGAGAGAGAAACAGTCATCTTTCTGTCTGCCCCAGGAGATGGTTCTGCCCTGGGGTCCTGCACTCAGGACCTGCACTCAGGACTCAGGACCTGCTGGGACTGTGTGACCAGCCACCAGAGCTGACTCGGGCTGTGGCTACAACAAGCCCCGCGGTCAATCCAGGCTGATTGTGTAGGACCACAGGTCCACTTCCACGGGGAtgcttgtccctccctcccctgcagcagCCAGCACAGAGAGCGGGAAGCGAGGCGAGGGCGAGCACGATTCCCCATGCACTTCTCGGCAGCCTGGGTCAGGCCCATCCCCCACGGCACGTCTGCAGAAGGTTCCCAAGGCGGGCACCGAGACCAGGCAGGGCGCGGGGGCTGCCTCCCGGCTCCCGGCTCCCACCGCAGACAGAGCGGGTCTGACAAGGCTCCCCGCCTCCCAGAAAGATTCCATTAGGTAATCGGGCTGTTCATCTCCTGCATTCAGGGGGGAGCAGCCGCGGGCCAACAGAGGGCACAGAGCTGGCGCCAGCTCCCAGAGCGCCCGTGCcgggtggggagggcaggctggcagAGGTCAAGGCTCTCTCCACCCTGAGTCTAAACAGCTCAGCCACCGCGCGCCTCAGTGACAGCCCCAGGCAGAGGACGCCCGGGCCAACCCTCTAAATCCATAGTTGCAGCTGGATAAGGCACATCCCCTGAGACAATGACCTGACAT comes from the Ailuropoda melanoleuca isolate Jingjing chromosome 13, ASM200744v2, whole genome shotgun sequence genome and includes:
- the MXRA7 gene encoding matrix-remodeling-associated protein 7, whose amino-acid sequence is MTSKVFDRHPPRKESGAFHQGVRHLDDRIHVNRLELRAPGADSLLVLQDQEQDQEQDQEQDQEQDGQEGPPQAGPEEEDGGEVFSFKYSPGKLRGNQYKKMMTKEELEEEQRVQKEQLAAIFKLMKDNKETFGEMSAGDVQEQLRLYDM